A single window of Microbispora hainanensis DNA harbors:
- a CDS encoding RDD family protein: protein MRRPRLPAWLAVPAWLAAVALAAVPTWELRRVENGPFVIQGCVGRPGGDEWPLSTLRDDLSRVVETAESWAVPALAVLLGLLAYVRDTDRAIVGRRVAGLLVVIAVVEPLTPMYVEPEGCLQTVPILSAEWFRRVLDSWGPNQRCLLLAAALVFAASRTAAREEPAVGGTAWRRPVAALIDYLVVVAALRLVVEPAWSLVDPSVWFTWFDQGLLGRLGDVLEGSVRPEELLDLLILLLYVWVQHAVWGRTLGKRLLRVRVVDVRTGGRLGAGRAALRTLAFPFLAFVPDIGLVLLLAGGLAAFLDADARLLHDRLLRAAVVRHPSLTTGGPHAPDLA, encoded by the coding sequence GTGAGACGCCCACGCCTGCCGGCCTGGCTCGCCGTTCCGGCCTGGCTGGCCGCGGTCGCCCTGGCCGCCGTTCCGACATGGGAGCTGCGGCGGGTGGAGAACGGGCCCTTCGTGATCCAGGGGTGCGTCGGCAGGCCGGGCGGCGACGAATGGCCGCTGTCCACGCTGCGCGATGACCTGTCGAGGGTGGTGGAAACCGCCGAGAGCTGGGCGGTTCCCGCTCTGGCCGTGCTCCTAGGGCTCCTGGCGTACGTGCGCGACACGGATCGCGCGATCGTCGGCAGGCGCGTCGCGGGGCTTCTCGTCGTGATCGCCGTCGTCGAGCCCCTCACCCCGATGTACGTCGAGCCCGAGGGCTGCTTGCAGACGGTTCCGATACTCAGCGCCGAGTGGTTCCGCAGGGTGCTCGACAGCTGGGGACCGAACCAGCGGTGCCTCCTGCTGGCCGCGGCGCTGGTGTTCGCCGCGTCGCGTACGGCGGCCCGGGAAGAGCCGGCCGTCGGCGGGACGGCGTGGCGTCGTCCGGTGGCGGCTCTGATCGACTACCTGGTCGTCGTCGCTGCTCTCCGCCTGGTCGTGGAACCGGCCTGGTCGTTGGTCGATCCGAGCGTCTGGTTCACCTGGTTCGACCAGGGCCTGCTGGGACGGCTCGGCGACGTGCTGGAGGGCAGCGTGCGGCCCGAAGAGCTGCTCGACCTGCTCATACTGCTCCTCTATGTCTGGGTGCAGCACGCCGTGTGGGGCCGGACGCTCGGCAAGCGGCTGCTGCGCGTACGCGTCGTCGACGTGCGGACGGGTGGACGGCTGGGCGCGGGCAGGGCGGCCCTGCGCACGCTGGCCTTCCCCTTCCTCGCCTTCGTTCCCGACATCGGGCTGGTGCTCCTGCTCGCCGGCGGGCTGGCGGCGTTCCTCGACGCCGACGCCCGGCTCCTCCACGACCGGCTGCTCAGGGCGGCGGTCGTACGTCATCCGTCTCTCACCACCGGCGGTCCGCATGCCCCTGATCTCGCGTAG
- a CDS encoding ATP-binding protein has product MSSSSLSRYLTGQLVPPWEAVVALCRAVGRDPRPLRALWAEAAEAGAAPARRRNDLPADLFDFTGREAECALVEELIRTTGAAAIDGMAGVGKTSLAVHVAHRLVSAFPDGGLYLDLQGFTPGQEPLEPHAALGRLLGALDVTHPPAGTAERAALWRSELSRLRVLVVLDNAVDAEQVRPLLPGAGKSAVLVTSRHRLVSLDAVPPVSLEPLADDDAAHLFGRAAGLSLTEEEAVGQVLRQCGGLPLALRMAGARLRHRPGWTVAVLAERLRATPSRFDAAFGMSLQQLDTAQRRMFRLLGVLPGTDFDASAAGALADMPPDRAAAALEELVDAHLVQEPSPGRYRMHDLLRQYAADLAAEEEPRAEAALRRVLTHYLAQAVAHDRTLPSPHRKDPAPGDPAKAMAWFDLEYVNLVACFDTAVRLGMDEVVAELPQAMRVWFFRHRGTDDQARLLEAAADAAGRLGRDRQRAALLADLGFARAAAGRLGEALSAYETAERSGPDDDTAAALALRIGFVRRDLGDLEAAQAHFRRARELFEKLGHRMGQSQALAFDGWVTLHLGRRDEAAELARASLALADGPARVTGLVTLGLALAPDDPAESQRRLHEALTLSEQHNLQHNQAWCHNYLGVALRIAGSLEKALDHHRRAFELLEPLAEVQLEIDFLHTYAETCRVAGRHDEALALLDRTIELARELGRPYDEKLARAAREAVRAAR; this is encoded by the coding sequence CTGAGCAGCTCGTCGTTGTCGCGATATCTGACCGGACAGCTCGTGCCGCCGTGGGAGGCCGTCGTGGCGCTGTGCCGGGCCGTGGGACGCGATCCCCGGCCACTGCGCGCGCTGTGGGCCGAGGCGGCCGAAGCCGGAGCGGCGCCCGCCCGGCGGCGCAACGATCTGCCGGCCGACCTGTTCGACTTCACCGGCAGGGAAGCCGAGTGTGCCCTGGTCGAGGAGCTGATCCGCACCACCGGCGCGGCGGCGATCGACGGCATGGCGGGCGTGGGCAAGACCAGCCTGGCCGTGCACGTGGCCCATCGGCTCGTCTCCGCGTTCCCGGACGGCGGGCTCTATCTCGACCTGCAGGGCTTCACCCCGGGACAGGAGCCGCTGGAGCCGCACGCCGCGCTGGGCCGGCTGCTGGGCGCGCTGGACGTCACGCATCCCCCGGCCGGCACCGCCGAACGTGCGGCGCTGTGGCGGTCGGAGCTGTCGCGCCTGCGGGTCCTCGTCGTGCTCGACAACGCGGTCGACGCCGAGCAGGTGCGTCCGCTGCTTCCTGGCGCGGGGAAGTCCGCGGTGCTGGTCACCAGCCGTCACCGGCTGGTCAGCCTGGACGCGGTGCCGCCGGTGTCCCTGGAGCCGCTGGCCGACGACGACGCGGCGCACCTGTTCGGCCGGGCGGCCGGGCTGTCGCTCACCGAAGAGGAGGCGGTCGGCCAGGTGCTGCGCCAGTGCGGCGGGCTCCCGCTGGCGCTGCGGATGGCGGGCGCGCGGCTTCGCCACCGTCCGGGCTGGACGGTGGCCGTGCTGGCCGAACGGCTGCGCGCCACCCCCAGCCGTTTCGACGCGGCGTTCGGCATGTCGCTGCAGCAGCTCGACACGGCTCAGCGCCGGATGTTCCGGCTGCTGGGCGTGCTGCCGGGCACCGATTTCGACGCCTCGGCCGCGGGCGCGCTCGCCGACATGCCGCCCGACCGTGCCGCAGCCGCGCTGGAGGAACTGGTCGACGCCCACCTGGTGCAGGAGCCCTCGCCGGGGCGATATCGGATGCACGATCTGCTCCGGCAGTACGCGGCAGACCTCGCCGCCGAGGAGGAGCCACGGGCCGAAGCCGCGCTGCGCCGGGTGCTGACGCATTATCTGGCGCAGGCCGTCGCCCACGACCGCACGCTGCCCTCACCGCACCGCAAGGACCCCGCGCCGGGAGACCCGGCGAAGGCGATGGCGTGGTTCGACCTCGAATACGTCAACCTGGTGGCCTGCTTCGACACCGCCGTACGGCTGGGCATGGACGAGGTGGTGGCCGAGCTGCCGCAGGCCATGCGGGTCTGGTTCTTCCGCCACCGCGGCACCGACGACCAGGCGCGCCTGCTCGAAGCCGCCGCGGACGCCGCTGGGCGTCTCGGCCGCGATCGGCAGCGGGCCGCGCTGCTCGCGGACCTCGGTTTCGCCCGGGCCGCCGCCGGACGCCTCGGCGAGGCGCTGTCGGCCTACGAGACGGCCGAGCGGTCGGGGCCGGACGACGACACCGCCGCCGCCCTCGCGCTGCGCATCGGTTTCGTACGGCGGGACCTCGGCGACCTCGAAGCGGCGCAGGCGCACTTCCGGCGGGCACGCGAGCTGTTCGAGAAGCTCGGGCACCGGATGGGGCAGTCGCAGGCGCTGGCCTTCGACGGGTGGGTGACGCTCCACCTCGGGCGGCGCGACGAAGCCGCCGAACTCGCCCGGGCGTCCCTCGCCCTGGCGGACGGGCCCGCGCGGGTCACCGGGCTCGTCACGCTCGGTCTCGCGCTGGCGCCGGACGACCCGGCGGAGTCGCAGCGCAGGCTGCACGAGGCGTTGACGCTGTCCGAGCAGCACAATCTCCAGCACAACCAGGCGTGGTGCCACAACTATCTCGGTGTCGCGCTGCGGATCGCGGGTTCGCTGGAGAAGGCGCTCGACCACCACCGGCGGGCCTTCGAGCTGCTGGAACCGCTGGCCGAGGTGCAACTGGAGATCGACTTCCTGCACACCTACGCCGAGACCTGCCGCGTGGCGGGCCGCCATGACGAGGCGCTGGCGCTGCTCGACCGCACGATCGAGCTCGCGCGTGAGCTGGGCCGGCCGTACGACGAGAAGCTCGCCCGCGCGGCGCGGGAGGCCGTGCGCGCCGCCCGCTGA
- a CDS encoding carboxymuconolactone decarboxylase family protein — MSTERMPNPAALIPEAMEALMALNRAVAGAGVDGRLLALSHLRASQINGCAPCVAGGVHQARRHGATDDQVHAVAAWRETPWFSDEERAALALTEAVTRLADRPDPVPDQVWDVAATHFDQKELAALLLNIAIANAFNRLNVPTRQQAGQW; from the coding sequence ATGTCGACCGAGCGCATGCCGAACCCGGCGGCTTTGATCCCCGAGGCGATGGAGGCCCTGATGGCGCTCAACAGGGCCGTCGCGGGCGCCGGAGTGGACGGCAGACTGCTGGCGCTGAGCCACCTGCGGGCCAGCCAGATCAACGGCTGTGCTCCCTGCGTCGCCGGGGGCGTCCACCAGGCCCGGCGGCACGGCGCGACCGATGACCAGGTGCACGCCGTCGCCGCGTGGCGGGAGACGCCGTGGTTCAGCGACGAGGAGCGTGCCGCACTGGCCCTGACCGAGGCCGTCACCCGGCTCGCCGACCGGCCCGACCCCGTGCCCGACCAGGTGTGGGACGTGGCCGCCACGCACTTCGACCAGAAGGAGCTGGCCGCGCTGCTGCTCAACATCGCGATCGCCAACGCCTTCAACCGGCTCAACGTGCCGACCCGACAGCAGGCGGGCCAGTGGTGA
- a CDS encoding iron chaperone — protein MSKTTTAKGQKYDGFTEEERDAMKERAKELKTSARRGAKADTESEVLAKIAEMPESDRVIAERLHAVIKAAAPTLTPKLWYGMPAYAHNGKMVCFFQAAAKFKARYATLGFSDAANLDDGAMWPASYALAELTPEVEERIAALLKQALS, from the coding sequence ATGTCGAAGACCACCACCGCCAAGGGCCAGAAGTACGACGGGTTCACCGAGGAAGAGCGCGACGCGATGAAGGAGCGCGCCAAGGAGCTCAAGACGAGCGCACGGCGGGGCGCCAAGGCCGACACGGAGAGCGAGGTGCTCGCCAAGATCGCCGAAATGCCCGAGTCCGACCGGGTCATCGCCGAGCGCCTGCACGCCGTGATCAAGGCCGCCGCGCCGACCCTGACCCCGAAGCTGTGGTACGGCATGCCGGCGTACGCCCACAACGGCAAGATGGTCTGCTTCTTCCAGGCCGCGGCGAAGTTCAAGGCCCGCTACGCGACGCTCGGCTTCAGCGACGCGGCGAACCTCGACGACGGAGCCATGTGGCCGGCGTCGTACGCCCTGGCCGAGCTGACCCCCGAGGTCGAGGAGAGGATCGCCGCGCTCCTGAAGCAGGCGCTGAGCTGA
- a CDS encoding aldo/keto reductase, which yields MRYRTLGASGLRVSELILGAMTFGEQGGVGAPLPECRRMLDLYAEAGGNMIDTAINYRDGASERILGELLEGRRESFVLGTKYTVSRDRADPNAAGNHRKNLRASLETSLRRLRTDYVDVYWVHMWDRDTPIEETMRALDDVVRSGKVLYVGISDAPAWIVSRANTLAQWHGWSPFVGLQVPYSLLQRDIERELLPMAESLGLGVTAWSPLGGGVLSGKYTRPGAPATGGRLNAESLSARDHAMARVVQDVADDLGATPSQVAIAWTASRSRAIHPIVGARDADQLRDNLAAAGLTLPPESIARLEEATGFELGFPGDFISQTSPWVFGSALVD from the coding sequence ATGAGATACCGGACGCTGGGCGCGAGCGGCCTGCGGGTCTCCGAGCTGATCCTGGGCGCCATGACCTTCGGCGAGCAGGGCGGCGTCGGCGCGCCGCTGCCGGAGTGCCGGCGCATGCTCGACCTGTACGCCGAGGCCGGCGGCAACATGATCGACACCGCGATCAACTACCGCGACGGCGCCAGCGAGCGGATACTCGGCGAGCTGCTGGAGGGCCGGCGCGAGTCGTTCGTGCTGGGCACGAAATACACCGTGTCACGCGACCGCGCCGACCCCAACGCGGCGGGGAACCACCGCAAGAACCTGCGGGCGTCGCTGGAGACCAGCCTGCGCAGGCTGCGTACGGACTACGTGGACGTCTACTGGGTGCACATGTGGGACCGCGACACGCCGATCGAGGAGACCATGCGCGCGCTGGACGACGTGGTCCGCTCCGGCAAGGTTCTTTACGTGGGGATCTCCGACGCCCCCGCCTGGATCGTGTCGCGGGCCAACACGCTGGCGCAGTGGCATGGGTGGAGCCCGTTCGTCGGTCTCCAGGTGCCGTACAGCCTGCTCCAGCGCGACATCGAACGCGAGCTGCTGCCGATGGCCGAGTCGCTGGGGCTGGGCGTCACCGCCTGGAGCCCGCTGGGCGGCGGCGTGCTGTCCGGCAAGTACACCCGCCCCGGCGCCCCCGCGACCGGCGGCCGGCTGAACGCGGAGTCGCTGTCGGCCCGTGACCACGCGATGGCCCGGGTGGTGCAGGACGTCGCCGACGACCTCGGGGCCACGCCCTCCCAGGTGGCCATCGCGTGGACCGCGAGCCGGTCGCGCGCGATCCATCCCATCGTCGGGGCGCGCGATGCCGACCAGCTCCGCGACAACCTCGCCGCCGCCGGCCTCACCCTGCCGCCGGAAAGCATCGCCCGGCTGGAGGAGGCCACCGGCTTCGAGCTCGGATTCCCCGGGGACTTCATCTCCCAGACGTCCCCGTGGGTCTTCGGCTCGGCGCTTGTCGACTGA
- a CDS encoding TetR/AcrR family transcriptional regulator, with product MSSKRTAPAARRSGVAASAELRERILSATRELLRERRFDTLSVSDILTAAKVSRASFYFYFPSKQAVLAELVREAVTRGQQAAEPWTGGRQDPAAALRAGVTDGARLWRANAGVLMAIVESWGSDDDLRALWLEQMDLFTEAAVARIRSDPEALRHLGDADVRAVAASLTWMGERLYYLAASGVPPFDDEQVLVDVLTNAWTSLLYGR from the coding sequence ATGTCTTCCAAGCGCACCGCTCCCGCCGCGCGCCGCTCGGGCGTCGCGGCCTCCGCAGAGCTTCGGGAGCGCATCCTGTCGGCGACGCGTGAGCTGCTGCGGGAGCGCCGCTTCGACACCCTGAGCGTGAGCGACATCCTGACCGCGGCCAAGGTGTCCCGGGCCAGCTTCTACTTCTATTTCCCGAGCAAGCAGGCGGTGCTCGCCGAGCTCGTACGCGAGGCCGTGACGCGGGGACAGCAGGCGGCCGAGCCCTGGACCGGCGGACGGCAGGACCCGGCCGCCGCGCTCCGGGCCGGTGTGACCGACGGCGCACGGTTGTGGCGCGCGAACGCGGGCGTGCTCATGGCGATCGTGGAGAGCTGGGGCTCCGACGACGACCTGCGAGCCCTGTGGCTCGAACAGATGGACCTGTTCACCGAGGCCGCCGTGGCCCGCATCCGATCCGACCCGGAGGCGCTGCGGCATCTCGGCGACGCGGACGTGCGCGCCGTGGCCGCCTCGCTGACCTGGATGGGCGAACGGCTCTACTACCTCGCCGCCTCGGGGGTGCCGCCCTTCGACGACGAGCAGGTCCTCGTCGACGTGCTCACCAATGCGTGGACCTCGCTGCTCTACGGCCGGTGA
- a CDS encoding LysR family transcriptional regulator produces the protein MTYDLTDLQLFLQVVDEGSITRGAERSHLSLASASTRIKAMEKALGAPLLIRHRRGVVPSPAGWLLVAHARQVIEQIARMRSELSRYSDGLRSTLVISANTSATETLVSSVIVDFMADNPDIDLELEERPSHEIVAAVTDGRAELGIIADTVDSGRLERAVLRPDPLVVITPPGHALAARAHVAFSECLGHPFVGFTEGNPLQEHLSGQAQPLGLRPRYRAHLPSTEAICGAVAAGVGIAVVPARAIDRWRRTYDLRAVDLTNSWAKRNLLLCCRRWSGLSDAAAALAARLTAPESPAAPDDGGAA, from the coding sequence ATGACGTACGACCTGACCGATCTTCAGCTGTTCCTCCAGGTGGTCGATGAGGGCAGCATCACCCGGGGCGCGGAGCGGTCACACCTGTCGCTGGCTTCGGCCAGCACGAGGATCAAGGCGATGGAGAAGGCTCTGGGAGCGCCGCTGCTGATCCGGCATCGCCGTGGTGTCGTGCCGTCACCGGCAGGGTGGCTGCTGGTGGCCCATGCCCGTCAGGTCATCGAGCAGATTGCTCGGATGCGTTCTGAATTGTCGCGCTATTCCGACGGCCTGCGGTCCACATTGGTGATCTCGGCGAATACTTCGGCGACCGAAACGCTCGTGTCGTCGGTGATAGTCGACTTCATGGCCGACAATCCCGACATCGACCTGGAGCTGGAGGAGCGGCCGAGTCACGAGATCGTCGCCGCCGTCACCGACGGCCGGGCGGAGCTGGGGATCATCGCCGACACGGTGGACTCGGGCCGGCTGGAACGGGCGGTGCTGCGTCCCGATCCGCTGGTCGTCATCACACCGCCGGGCCACGCGCTGGCCGCGCGTGCTCATGTCGCGTTCAGCGAGTGCCTCGGCCACCCGTTCGTCGGCTTCACCGAGGGGAACCCGTTGCAGGAGCATCTGAGCGGGCAGGCCCAGCCGCTCGGGCTCCGGCCCCGCTACCGGGCGCATCTGCCGTCCACGGAGGCGATCTGCGGCGCGGTGGCGGCCGGGGTCGGCATCGCCGTGGTTCCCGCGCGTGCGATCGACCGTTGGCGGCGTACGTACGACCTGCGGGCCGTGGACCTGACGAACTCCTGGGCCAAGCGCAACCTGCTGTTGTGCTGCCGGCGCTGGTCCGGGCTCTCCGATGCCGCGGCGGCGCTCGCCGCACGCCTCACGGCACCCGAGTCACCCGCCGCACCGGACGACGGCGGCGCGGCCTGA